GgacctgaaaattttttttaaaagtcaacGTTGGCAACTCTGCGGAACCGTAGTTCCGTTTCACCTTAAGCAGTTGTACCGTAGGTGAATGTCTGAATCGGGTATAGTAAGTGGGTCCTGGTCTGAATGAACCCGCTTGACATTAATTAATGCCAAATGTCACCTACTCTGTTTGCAGACATTTTTATTATCTAATCACAATGTCTACAACCCTGTACTTGATTACTTGAATAAACTACAGGCGTcagttgtattttttaaaatttcattaacgATAACAtacaaaattatatcaaattagGCAGCAACCATTGTTCCTTTATCGTTGTAATGAATTATTATCAACGAAAGGTCAGTTACGAAGAGAAGTATCGAGATTATATTTCTGAGCTGCAATGAAAAATGGATCGAGACGACACTTCAATTGAGAGTACACACGCAAACGACTTAGTTACAATGAAGTCATTTGTCAGTTTAAATATCACTCGTAGGCCTAATTCTGCCATTAGACCTACCTCTTCATCTAGCTATGTCAAGGGGACGAATCTCTAGAATATGGGTGCCTTTTACCAGTTACTTAACCAGTCTGGCTTTTCGTGATTATTCAAGTTCATATGAATTACCAAGGTACATACCTTGATGAATAACCACTTCACGATAACGAACTTTCTTCCTATATATCAAGTCTCTTATCCTCATTAAAGTGGTCTGTTTTGTCCGTGCCCAACTTTATTGATAATTGAGAATAATTACGAGTGTAGCATTGTCGGCCCATCCCACATTCCATTCGGAAAACGGCTTTTGATTCGCCATAACAACACGCCCCGTAGAATAATTcgtacccattctctctctctctctctctctctctctctctcatttgatttaATACTTGACAGTGGATGCCCTTTATGTTAAGTGGGCAATGTCATTGGCCTGCCTTTGGAAGTTTTCGTATGACATAAGTTTACAGTTTAGGTGATAATATATTTCTGTTGGAATTATTTCAAAGATGCTGTAGAATTAAAGGTAGTTACATATATAGGATGTAAAAGGCtttattttctttagtatttttatataaaaaaaactttgtcttCAACCATTTTCCCCCACCGTTTTTAAGATTTAAGTCGATCCTTTGGAGTTGGTTACGTGCTTAATAGAAGTTTCGGTACCTTTTGAGCAGCCTTTATCCCCCTATCAACTCTGATCCCTATTTCCACCTTTTCATTGCTAACCTTTTAAATCACATTTGCTTTCAAAACCTGCACTTCCGTTCTATCTGCAGTTATTCCTTTATTTCATTCTTCCATTCTCTTTGAACTCTCTCTTATTACAGTCTCTTAACTTGCTTTCACAGTCACCGAAGATATCTCATTGGCAGTGGCTAGAGTGTAAGGGAGGAACCTTCTTTGTGTATGTCCTAAGCTGATGGCATCGTTGCGATTGCAGAAACTAGGATGGATGGCGATCAAAGAGCTATGTTTGAGCTGGGAGAAGTGAACATCAAGAGAACGTATAATTGTCTGCGCTCGATAGTACATACAGTGGGCGAATGAGTGAGGAGGCAGACCATCGAATTCAAACCGGATGGAGTGATTGAAGGGCGATGCTAATCGTATTTTGCGACAAGTCCCTTTCATGCTGAAGGGCAAGGCACTTGAAGTGCCGGTAAGACCTGCTATATAATTTGGACTAGAAGCGGCTCCAGTGGAGAAAATGGAATAACATTAGTTAGACGTGGCGTAAAAGAAGGTGCTTAATCATTTGAGTGGAAAAGCGAGGAGACAtgggatatgaaattaatccatcaaggaattcagcaaaagtCACTAAGTTTCAAAGAAATCGCAAGAGTCATGATTAAGATGGCTTTGGCATCTGATGAAGATGGATATACCGTAATTTatttatggctactaaaactggcgtcacaacgtcTAGGTTAATCTGATAAGGAGGAGAGATGATGAATGACATTTTGCAGAGATCATGGAAGTGGAAGTGTTTGGGACACGAAGGAGAGGGACTGCCAGTGAGAGTAGATGGAAAGACAGCACTTCAGAAGACAAGGGAGGACACAAGGTAGAAACAAGCGCCTcaacggcgtggttggtatggtattagcgtcccccctcggtggtcgcggtttcgattctcggccattccattgagcagtgagagaggtgtatttctggtgatagaagttcactctcgacgtggttcggaagtcacgtaaagccgttagtcccgttgctgaataaccactggttccatgcaacgtaaaagcaccatacaaacaaacaacaaggtAGAAACAGCTGGAAGAGTCttattaaaaacagcgaccctgACTAGGAATGTAGCTGAGAGCATAAGaaatcaaattcatatatatatatatatatatatatatatatatatatatatatatatatatatatatatatgtatatatgtatatatatatatacctatgtttatatatacatacacatacatattatgtatgtatgtatgtgtatatgtatcctatatatatatatatatatatatatatatatatatatatatataatatatatatatatatataatccttgtgTGTTTAAGTAGTACTTCCATTTTCCTCAAGACTCTAATCAGAGGCAGTTATGATAATTGAATGCTGGCCAGCCCTGGAATCACCTGTCTGGATAGCAACGCTCACAAAAATCATTGATTGTATTATAACCACTGCGACCTGGTTTCAGATCGTGGGCAGACCATCTTGTAAGCGTGGTTAATTTCATATAGGGCTCAGGCTTCGAGGTATTGTGAATTGAAAGTCAAAAGCCCCAATTTTGTTGGCACACTGTCTGACTTGCTACACCTCTTAATCCTAAGCTGAAGTGTTACCAgctgtacgacgttcattggtttACATTCACTTCTGTACATCATACTACTCATGTTAAATTACTGTAATTTTGGGCAAAGGGTTTTAGGTACTACCTGACAGTATACGCTCGTTTGCGGAGGTCAGTCCTTTTGGCCTAGATTAATGGTTGGCCGTATCAcctatcaagaagaagaaaaaaatttgaaatttaactGTATAAGAAATCGACATATCCATTTTATTTTCGCAGAAAGGTGCGATCATACAAGAGGAGAAAGAATGAAAACTAACCGCTCAAGCAGTAAGCTGAAACCACGTATTATTGTCGTATatgaatgaaaagtgaaaaaatatcaGCTGAAGATTGTAAACGAAACTGTGTAAGTTTCCCCGAGttcaaacattttatgaagacagGGTATCTTATTTTCTCACATAAAGTTCAGTACGCCAGAAGTTGCATATATGCACAATTTTGAAATGTCACGTAACGGTCAATAAACAACAAGGATAACTTccatgccgtcagtgcacctcatgtggtgcactctatgcattacttaggttctttacACCGtgctttggcccctagctgcatccacttTCGTGCCTTTTACTGTgcgtcctttcatattctctttcttccatcttactttccaccctcccctaacaaatgattcattgtgcaactgcgaagttttcctccttttacacctttcacacctttcaaactttttactgtcaatttccgtttcagcactgaatgaccttataggacCCATGCCTTGACTCTTTTCGAGATGGAAATTAGAAGGGGAATGATGGAACATAGTTGTATTTTCAGAATTGATAAGAGACCCATAGGGtgttctatatttctatattcaaGATGCCCTTGGCTTTTTCATGTCCCTAAGTAATTTATAAATGCATTAAAAGGTGGCGTAGCCTCCGTCGTCTTCGTTCCATTTTGAATAGGCGGTTCTTGTTGGATGTAGCAAGACTTAGGAGTGGTCGTTTGCTCTTTTCCCACTAAATTGATTTTGAAGTTTGTACGCCCTTCATTGTGAGTATTGTGTTATATTACCGACTTCGTAACGTATTCAGATGCGCTGCACGAGATAGTCAGCGACAGAGCTATTCTCCAAGTAAACCTGCCATTTGATATCCTGGGAAATCATTGTGATATTTATATCCCCAGATCAGTTTTAAAGAGAGCGTGTGTATTGACATTCCAGAGTTATTTTTCGAGACTATTTGATGAAATATCGGATTTTCGAAAAGCCTTTTCATTATGGCTTTACTGGCCTTGGAGCTAAGGCTAAAGCCTTGAATTCCAGCCAGCCGTAGTtatggttatcattattattagtatttattgtttttgcatttttcccaattttttatagtatataagtgtttgtgtgcaTGCCCTTCATCACTGAACTGCACTTGATAAAGCTGTTTTTCGTGAGTGTTTGGAAACAATCTCTTATGCTGATTGCAGTCATATCTTTTCGTTGTAGTTGTGTACAAGAAGTTTGTTCACTATCTCAGTCAGCAAATATTTGCAAGGAAAAATTCTTTATCGTTTGTGAAACAGCACTTGGTGTTTTTACAGATTAATTTGATGTGAAATTTCACAAGCGTTTACTCTCAGGAAATTTGGTTGGACTTATCCACATTAGAAGACATATATACACAGAGCTTGAGATCGAAGACTTGACTTAGAAGATAAACGTCTTTCCGTTGGCAACATGAGCAGCACTGTTCATGACTCGGCATTTTTCCCAGCAAGAATTCCAATTGATGTCTATAGCGAAAACGCGCAAAGATATGGAAACCGAAGCAAAAATTTAAACCCATGCAAACTTACCTTTCAGTTCCAAGACAAAAAATACAGTGTTATGCATGTACATCTATGTACTCTTCCTCCTGAAGTTCCGACCACCTCCCTACCGCCAGCACTCCCTTTAATGAACTGGTAAGTGCCAGGCATTGTGTAAGGAACACGTGTTCAACTCGGTAATAAGTTCAGCCTGAGAATATCAGTTAATACACAGCGGCACATTGACACcacaagaatttctctctctctctctctctctctctctctctctctctctctctctctctctctcataagtgtCGGGAGAAGGACAAACGAATCGTGATCATGGtgtgaatttatttataaatataaaaaatatgaatatacataaacaGCTGCGTCCAACATTTATCGTCCAGTGAAGCATCTGTATACATGAATAgacgaagaattttttttcttttttgttagacGAATATTTCGAATATATAAATTCTCTTTCTAGATTGATAGTTGAGCTATATTTTgatatacagatataaaaaaaatatgtacataagTGTTCTGTTGATTACCTTGTTTACAGGTAAATAACAGTAGTCAGTAGTCAGGTATTATATGAGATGAGTTAGAGTCGACGGGTCAATACAAGATTGAACTGAGGGGGTTAGAGGTGtgtagttctggtgatagaagttcactctcgacgtggttaggaagtcgcataaagccgttggtcccgttgctgtataaccactggttccatgcaacgtaaaaacactatacaaacaaacaatacaaggTTGAATGTACAAGACACTTTAAGGTTGATAGAGTACGCTATTGGAACGTTGAAGACTACTATTCAGGAAAGTGCATATGGTATTTATTGGGTAATATTCATTGAACTGATTGCTTTTAGGAGGCAATCTGTCAATAAGTCTGCGTCCAGGCCTCGCTAGTCTTGAGTATATTGATGCCGTCGAGTTCGTTACAGATAAGTCATTGCAATTGGAGCTGGTTGAGCTTGATTTTCTCAAGTATATAATGGGCAGCAGAACTTTATTGGTGGTGTGCCGAGTGCGTGTGCATCTGCattgtttgttatttgttatttcacCCGGTGGTTGTTTGTTACTTATTTCACAGGATAGTGTactgggatgatgatgatgatgatctcgTCTTGTCGTAGTTAGTCGTGTGGTTATTGTCCTTGGAGTGAGATAGTGCACTATGCAAGTGAAATGCCTGGGAGCAGTTACTTGCTTTTCAGTTCTGAAGTAAATTGTGACGGAGGTCTAGAGTGGATCTAGTATTATATTTAgtaggattattatatatatatatatatatatatatatatatatatatatatatatagatatatatatatatatattatatatttattatatggtaATTGATAGTTTATGTGATAAAAGTGCTTAGAGAGGTGTCTGCGAGGTGTAAGTTTATTAGCCTTTCTGTAATAGAGAAAACTATAGTGATATGTCAAGGAATCAACGGCAACATATGTATTGTTTCCGTAGAGTGAGGTGAGTTTATAAAACTAGGTTACTAGGCGATTTATTTGATGGAATTTAAGAATCCTGGAAATGCAGTACTGAATGATTTCCATGATGAATTTTATTGTGAGGAGTTTTATGCATAATGTATCGTGTGAGATTTTGCACAACTCCCTCTGTTTCACAAGTCAGTGAACGTGGAATATATGAATTATGCTCTATATTATGGGAAAATAAGGTTTCCTTTTGGTCAATGTACATCaaaattcagaatttcagtttaatcattattttattattattagcaaacgcTTATTATCCATAGGATACCCGCTATAATTGGCCGCAATATTAAACTATAAGCTTTCTCTAATACATTGaaagaaatagtaaataaattcataacATCACAACTAACAATAAAGTCAAGGTCTGTGATTACGGTAAAAATGACTAGTCCAACTTATGTATAAGTAAGGCGTCGTCTCGTCTGTGTCAAGTTCTTTGGTATTTGTTGTTGCAATCGATTGATTTCTTTTAAAGTTGATGCTGAGGGTCCTGTGCACAGGCAACGTTGTACCACCAGTCGCAGACCAGCAGCTTTTGGTTGAACATTGTTCCAATGGGGCACAGGAAGCCGTGACTCTTCCTGCCGAGGCATATGTGGAAAGCCTGCAATGAAGGAAAGAAGTTTGCTTTGCTGTAAATAGTATAGTGAGTTCATGTACAGTAATTCCTCTTGAATTGTTACCTGAATTAAAAGGTgcattttgtttagttttatccCGAAGATGGTACGTAGCATGAAAactgtattttcttatttcttcagttAATTACCTTTTACGAAATAGAACATTTATGAATCCTGGGGCTTAAGTTGGATTTAAAATATCAATCTAGTCATCTGAAGTCCTCAATTAATGTCAATGTTTTGTTAGTGTGTAGAATATATCTTGAAAAACTGTTCTGaactaaaaaataagtaatttgtTTAACCTATGttcaaaattgtaattttttgtttaatcacAAGACTTTTAATATACTGAAACTATTAGAATACAGACTTACCTGACAATTGGTCTCGGGGTCGGCGTAGTAACCACCAAATTCTCTGGTAGAGCAGTCAAAACTTGTGACTGGCACAGTATGATACAGAGGATAATCGATACCAGGTGTACCTGGAATAGGGCCGTCACTAGATTCCTCTTTGGAGGCCCTTTCCTTAGAAAAATTAGATTGATCTGTCACACGGCCTGAATGCTTGCGTCGAATCTCTTTGCTAGGAAATTTATGAGATTTTGGAAGTCCAGCTGACAGATCAGGATGGGCGATTTTTGTGGTGGTTAACGTTTTGGGAAGGTTTGAAGTGGGAGAGGGATTTTTGATGTGATGTTGGGCTGAAGTGGAAGAGGGACCTGTGATGTCATGATGGGGCTGAAGTGGAAGAGGGACCTGTAATGTCATGATGTTGGGCTGAAGTGGAAGAGGGACCTGTAATGTCGTGATGTTGGGCTGAAGGGGAAGAGGGACCTGTAATGTCATGATGGTGGGCTGAAGTGAAAGAGGGACTTGTGATGTCATGATGTTGTATGTTTGGACCGTGATTGTGGGGGATGCTTTGTGGTAATAGGAATGAGCTTGATGTTTCCAAAATAGTGGCAGGGGTACTGGAAATATGCAAAGGTTGACTATGGATTGAGGTTGTAGAAAACGATTCATCATCTGCATCATTTGAGTTATCACTGTGACCAGTAATGAAAAATACTTCACCTGATTCTGCAGTTGAAGAATCAGGGATGGTTGTTTGTGAGGGGAATGAGTAAGACGCCGGTGTTGTCAAAGATAGCTGTGTCGAGAGGGTCGATGTTGTGGAATAGCTCGACTCGGAGTCGCGGTCGTTTTCGTCAGCTTCGAAAACATTGTTTGTCAGTATATGGGATTCCCCTAAAGCGTCAGAGAGGAAGTGAAATGGGGCGTTTTCTGAGCTAGGTTTGTCGAAATTATGGTGGTGCTTGAGTTCAAGGGAATCTGAATTAACCGAGGGCCTGTCGCCGTTATGATGATTGTCGACTCCAAGGGGATCTGAGTTAACCGAGGGTCTGTCGACTGTATGGTGGTGGTCGGTTTCAAGGGATTCTAAATTGCCTAATGGTCTGTCGACGTTGTGATGTTTGTCGACTTCAAGGGAATCTGGGTTAACCGAGGGTCTGTCGACTGTATGGTGGTGGTCGATTTCAAGGGATTCTAAATTACCTAAAGGTCTGTCGACGTTATGATGTTTGTCGACTCCAAGGGGATCTGAGTTAACAGAGGGTCTGTCGACTGTATGGTGGTGGTCGATTTCAAAGGATTCTAAATTACCTAAAGGTCTGTCGACGTTATGTTGTTTGTCGACTCCAAGGGGATCTGAGTTAACCGAGGGTCTGTCGATTTCGAGGGGATCTAAATTAGGCGAGGGATTGTCGAAGTTAAGATGGTGTTCGATTTCAAGGGAATCTGAATTAACTGAGGGTCTGTGGAGGTTAAATTGGTGTTTATTTTCAAGAGTATCAACATTAACTGAGGTCCTGTCGAAATCATGATGGCGTCCAATCTCAATGGAATCGAAATTAACTGATGGTTGACTCGTAGAAGTGGAAACTGACGAGAAATCTTTGGCTAGGAAGACTGGCTCGAGCTCTTCTGCTGATGATGAATGCGTAATGAAGAAGTTATCGTAATCTATATCTTCATTAGGTGGTATATAAAAAGGAGACAGTCCAGCTTGACTTTCGGCTGATTTTTCACGGGAATCTTTGACGTTGCTTTCGTGCTCGTCGTGGAAACTCAAGAACCCGAAGGTGTCGTCGTCCTCACTCGAGTAGAGGAGGTCGAGTGGGATGACCTCGGGTGGGAAGTAGGTCATGGTGCCCTTCGGGAGATCCCTGAAGTTCATAATGATGTGCGGCTCGTCTTCCACGTCCACTTGTATGAAGTAGGAGAGACGGTCATCGTGTTGAGCGTGAGCGAAGACTTCTTCGCTTGCCTGGTGGGGGAGGCCCTTCGGGAGCTGTTGGTAAGAGCCTTTGAAGCGGATCTGGCGTTGATGCTGGAAATAAAGGGAGACTTCGTTACTAATGTTCCGAACCCACTGATTGCATATCTAGTAAGGAGAACATGTTTACTGAATATTTCCCATGCTTTGCTCCTCTTCGGTTTTTTGTCTTTTGGACACCCGTTAACTTAATTTACAAGCGTTTCGTAAATGTTAATTGCAGATATTAATTTCATGAGTAATAAACTTGGTTGCTCCATGTTATTATACTGTTATTAGAATTTAGGGAAGGAattttatgtgtttgtatgttaaTTAGGGAATGATGCCATTCTATATCTTTGGGCAGAAAGGTCATGAAAATTGAAGGTAGCATAACACTTTTTGAAGAAATATGTCTCGTTCACGTTTgaacttgtaagaaaaaaaatcattggcgCCGATGCGTGAGTGGTCCTGCTTTCTGGGAGCAACTGATTCTCTAGGAAGACTTGTCATATCTTCTTGCGTCTTGCTGTTGTCATGTTGAACTTTTACAAGAAGGTAGCACAGTCTCAAGTCTTTTGGGGATTGTCATAAGGCTCCTGAAATGTAAAAGAAGGTACTTTGTATCGAAGTTAGATGCATGTCCACAAAATATAAGTTCCCTGTTAAAACATCTGAAGGACATCTGGATATTTGGTACTGAAATTTGCAGCATCTTTTCAAGGAAGAGTGTTATGAACAAAGCCAGTCAAGTTTTAGTGCAGTCTGCATTGCCTTCATATGTTAAAAGTTTAACTTTTAGTGGCTTccttaaacctctgttttattagttttcacatgttttaattttttattgccaAACCAACTAAAATTTTAAGTCCAAGTTGTTAGTGAGCATTGGCTTTGATcataaatttaaaactgcaaatTTGTAAGGGTGTTAGAGTATGATTGGCACAGCATATTACAAGCACAATTAATACCGTTCTCAAAACATTCCCGATTGCCTGAGTAATTAAAGCTTTGAAGACAGAAGGATTAGAGAATAAACAAAACTCACCCGATCCACCTCTTTCGGCTCAGAAAGGTAGCTGGACTTTTGTGGTCGTATGTCATCCTTGACTCCATAACGCAAATTTCGTTTAGCAGCAAGTGCATCAACTCCCTTGCCTGGTTGTGCTAACGAAACAGTTATTTTTATGAGTAACATCGCATATTGCATTGGATATTGTATAAAATCATGTCGATCTGTAAGCTTTTTTGAATGCTGAAGATTGAAAGTTACCTGCTGGGGAAGTTGAAACCGCCATAACTTCTAGCAGCAAAATCGCGAGTAGGACATGAAGCGACGCGAACATTCTCAGAAGTGGTAATCCTTTTGCAATATTGCTGAGCGTCTGCATTTTGTCTCGAGTGCTGCATACGGGGTATGTCATGAATCTGTTCCTTACAGGAATGAAAAACCCAGGCTCCTTCGATGGCCACAAACACTCGCATCACACTGGTCTGATGAGCTAAGAAGCATCCGGGAAGTTGTTGCTTGCGCCTATAAGATCACGTTTGTCTGTAGAGAGAGAACACGTAATTAGTCAGTTTAACGAattaaaccattattattattattattattattattattattattattaaatagaactttgctaaatgtttttttttattaaatttatattaccGAATGTGAGTATATAAGTTATGTTGTCaatttttcaattctctctctctctctctctctctctctcgtctctctctctctcttcgtctcgtcctctctctacttctctctctctccactctctcctctctctcctaatatatagactatatatataatatatattatatatatatgatatattatctattatatatttatatagtaatatattatataattgtatatatcttatatattaatatgtatattatatttgttattatatcttaaatgtattattatattattatattattaatattatatattatatagtattatattagattattatattattatattattattattatttatataattattatatcttattctatat
The genomic region above belongs to Macrobrachium nipponense isolate FS-2020 chromosome 39, ASM1510439v2, whole genome shotgun sequence and contains:
- the LOC135210040 gene encoding uncharacterized protein LOC135210040 isoform X2, giving the protein MNFRDLPKGTMTYFPPEVIPLDLLYSSEDDDTFGFLSFHDEHESNVKDSREKSAESQAGLSPFYIPPNEDIDYDNFFITHSSSAEELEPVFLAKDFSSVSTSTSQPSVNFDSIEIGRHHDFDRTSVNVDTLENKHQFNLHRPSVNSDSLEIEHHLNFDNPSPNLDPLEIDRPSVNSDPLGVDKQHNVDRPLGNLESFEIDHHHTVDRPSVNSDPLGVDKHHNVDRPLGNLESLEIDHHHTVDRPSVNPDSLEVDKHHNVDRPLGNLESLETDHHHTVDRPSVNSDPLGVDNHHNGDRPSVNSDSLELKHHHNFDKPSSENAPFHFLSDALGESHILTNNVFEADENDRDSESSYSTTSTLSTQLSLTTPASYSFPSQTTIPDSSTAESGEVFFITGHSDNSNDADDESFSTTSIHSQPLHISSTPATILETSSSFLLPQSIPHNHGPNIQHHDITSPSFTSAHHHDITGPSSPSAQHHDITGPSSTSAQHHIKNPSPTSNLPKTLTTTKIAHPDLSAGLPKSHKFPSKEIRRKHSGRVTDQSNFSKERASKEESSDGPIPGTPGIDYPLYHTVPVTSFDCSTREFGGYYADPETNCQAFHICLGRKSHGFLCPIGTMFNQKLLVCDWWYNVACAQDPQHQL
- the LOC135210040 gene encoding uncharacterized protein LOC135210040 isoform X1 → MTYPVCSTRDKMQTLSNIAKGLPLLRMFASLHVLLAILLLEVMAVSTSPAAQPGKGVDALAAKRNLRYGVKDDIRPQKSSYLSEPKEVDRHQRQIRFKGSYQQLPKGLPHQASEEVFAHAQHDDRLSYFIQVDVEDEPHIIMNFRDLPKGTMTYFPPEVIPLDLLYSSEDDDTFGFLSFHDEHESNVKDSREKSAESQAGLSPFYIPPNEDIDYDNFFITHSSSAEELEPVFLAKDFSSVSTSTSQPSVNFDSIEIGRHHDFDRTSVNVDTLENKHQFNLHRPSVNSDSLEIEHHLNFDNPSPNLDPLEIDRPSVNSDPLGVDKQHNVDRPLGNLESFEIDHHHTVDRPSVNSDPLGVDKHHNVDRPLGNLESLEIDHHHTVDRPSVNPDSLEVDKHHNVDRPLGNLESLETDHHHTVDRPSVNSDPLGVDNHHNGDRPSVNSDSLELKHHHNFDKPSSENAPFHFLSDALGESHILTNNVFEADENDRDSESSYSTTSTLSTQLSLTTPASYSFPSQTTIPDSSTAESGEVFFITGHSDNSNDADDESFSTTSIHSQPLHISSTPATILETSSSFLLPQSIPHNHGPNIQHHDITSPSFTSAHHHDITGPSSPSAQHHDITGPSSTSAQHHIKNPSPTSNLPKTLTTTKIAHPDLSAGLPKSHKFPSKEIRRKHSGRVTDQSNFSKERASKEESSDGPIPGTPGIDYPLYHTVPVTSFDCSTREFGGYYADPETNCQAFHICLGRKSHGFLCPIGTMFNQKLLVCDWWYNVACAQDPQHQL